Proteins encoded within one genomic window of Solea senegalensis isolate Sse05_10M linkage group LG11, IFAPA_SoseM_1, whole genome shotgun sequence:
- the si:ch211-251b21.1 gene encoding probable glutamate receptor — MKGCMALVVCAAAVAAWTVAADAKDLSITTIKEDPYIMSRGSELEGYCIDLLSELSKQLDSFKYNVHLVKDGRYGAVDTSGTWSGMIGEIVRGEADLAVAPLTLTAVRERAVDMTTPFIQTGLSFILRRDLVCEESSFSLLSPFSTDMWVGILVAFLLTGLCIFLVGRISPTEWAEPGAEEHSFTLLHSFWYVAGALTLQGAGPHPKGLSGRVVSAIWWLFAVMLLACYFANFNSAMHSNSKHDSINSFEDLANQDVVEYGTIDGGSSKLFFKNSKNSLYQRIYDQMERKKSFVSNAAEGVRRAQEGNFAFIGEEVSLDMIAARHCDLVRAQSVIGMRGYSIAAPLGSPLVKNLTIAILKLSESGVLTHLRHKWWASSCEGGHRDQTSEALKPHHLRGLFLLLGLGLGVGLLLALLELMSRARSQAKDSKKSCCSVLTAELSQRFGRRGASAEQDDADKSKA; from the exons ATGAAAGGCTGCATGGCTTTGGTCGTCTGTGCGGCAGCCGTCGCTGCGTGGACGGTCGCTGCAG ATGCCAAGGACTTATCCATCACCACTATAAAG GAGGATCCGTACATCATGAGCAGAGGCTCTGAGCTGGAGGGTTACTGCATCGACCTGCTCTCTGAACTGTCCAAGCAGCTCGACAGCTTTAAATACAACGTGCACCTGGTGAAGGACGGTCGCTATGGCGCCGTGGACACCAGCGGCACCTGGAGCGGCATGATCGGTGAGATCGTCAGAGGG gaggcaGACTTGGCCGTGGCTCCGCTGACCCTCACTGCGGTCAGAGAGCGAGCTGTGGACATGACCACGCCCTTCATACAGACTGGACTGAGCTTCATTCTGCGTCGGGACCTGGTTTGTGAGGAGAGCAGCTTCAGTCTGCTGTCGCCTTTCTCCACCGACATGTGGGTCGGGATCCTGGTGGCGTTCCTGCTCACCGGACTCTGCATTTTCCTGGTGGGCAG GATCAGTCCCACTGAATGGGCGGAGCCTGGTGCAGAGGAGCACAGCTTCACTCTGCTGCACAGCTTCTGGTACGTCGCAGGAGCTCTCACCCTGCAAG GTGCTGGACCTCACCCTAAAGGCCTGTCTGGACGTGTCGTCAGCGCCATCTGGTGGCTGTTTGCTGTGATGCTGCTCGCCTGCTACTTTGCCAACTTCAACTCAGCGATGCACTCCAACAGCAAACACGACTCCATCAACAGCTTCGAGGATCTCGCCAACCAGGACGTGGTTGAATATGGAACGATCGATGGAGGGTCCTCCAAACTCTTCTTTAAG AACTCTAAGAACTCTTTGTATCAACGGATTTATGACCAAATGGAGCGAAAGAAGAGCTTCGTGTCCAACGCGGCAGAAGGCGTTCGTCGGGCCCAGGAGGGAAACTTCGCCTTCATCGGTGAAGAAGTGTCCTTGGACATGATCGCCGCTCGCCACTGCGATCTGGTCCGAGCGCAGAGCGTCATCGGTATGAGAGGCTACTCCATCGCAGCACCTCTGG GTTCTCCTCTGGTGAAGAACCTCACCATAGCCATCCTCAAACTGAGCGAGTCTGGCGTCCTCACACACCTGCGACACAAGTGGTGGGCCAGCAGCTGTGAGGGGGGCCACAGAGACCAGACCTCCGAGGCCCTGAAGCCCCACCACCTCAGgggcctcttcctcctcctcggcctgggACTGGGTGTTGGTCTGCTGCTGGCTCTGCTCGAGCTCATGTCCAGGGCCCGAAGCCAAGCAAAGGACAGCAAG AAATCCTGCTGCTCGGTGCTGACGGCAGAGCTGAGCCAGAGGTTTGGCCGCAGAGGAGCGAGCGCGGAGCAGGACGACGCAGACAAGAGCAAAGCCTGA